The following are from one region of the Eleutherodactylus coqui strain aEleCoq1 unplaced genomic scaffold, aEleCoq1.hap1 HAP1_SCAFFOLD_19, whole genome shotgun sequence genome:
- the LOC136594203 gene encoding lamina-associated polypeptide 2, isoforms alpha/zeta-like — translation MIREELQASMASLPQAQPGPSRVPKRPRQTESASSISGESLELLSEGELEDPPVPIEDEKKYYFSSSDIAHLIKAVRETMQIEEDNPPRTIQDEMFGGLRSRRKIMFPVNQTLQQVITDEWQEPEKRITVPKEIRNRLAFATEDVRLYRETPKVDIQIAKVAKKTLLPFEDTSQLSDPMDKKIDGLMKKAWEATSLTIEANIASTSVARSMTLWLNRLEASIKDRAPREELASCLPLLKMATAFLADASAETVRYGAKTGVLSNSARRALWLKTWAADITSKNKLCAIPFQGEYMFGPVLDKILEKVGDKSKTLPDRQPFRKPSFPKRTRQPPPEVKGKGKTGRWSYPKGGRGAGKRKDGN, via the coding sequence atgataagggaagagctgcaggcttccatggcgtcccttccccaggcccagccaggtccgtcacgggtccctaaaagacctagacagaccgagtcggcgagttcgatctccggtgaatcgctggagctcctatccgaaggggaattagaggacccaccggttcccatagaagacgagaagaaatattacttctcatcaagcgacattgcgcacctcatcaaggcggtgagggaaacaatgcaaattgaggaagataacccgccgagaacaatccaggatgagatgtttggcggcctccgatctagaagaaagatcatgttcccagtcaaccagacgctgcaacaagtgatcacagatgaatggcaggaaccggaaaaaaggatcactgttccaaaagagatccgaaaccggctcgcattcgctaccgaggacgtccgcctgtacagggaaacccccaaggtggacatccagatcgcaaaagtggccaagaagaccctcttgcccttcgaggacacctcccagctatccgatccgatggataaaaaaatcgacggattaatgaagaaagcctgggaggcaacatccctcaccatcgaggctaacatagcctcaacctcagtggctagatccatgacgctctggctaaacaggctagaagcctccataaaggatcgggcccccagagaggagttggccagctgtctccccctcttaaaaatggctaccgccttcctggctgacgcatcagcggagacggtaagatacggggcaaaaaccggagtcctcagcaactcagcgagaagggcactatggctgaagacttgggccgcagacattacatccaaaaataagctctgcgccatccccttccaaggggaatatatgtttgggcccgtcctggacaaaatcctggaaaaagtcggcgacaagagtaaaaccctgcctgacagacaacctttcaggaaaccatccttcccgaagaggacgcgccagcctcctcccgaagttaaagggaaagggaagactggaagatggtcgtaccccaagggaggtcggg